CGGCCTGGCTGACGAGGTCGGTTGCCACGATATGGGGGTCGGCGGATTGATCGGCGAGGATCAGGCTGTCTGTCGGCCCGGCAATCATGTCGATGCCGACCCGGCCGAACAGGATACGCTTTGCCTCGGCGACGAACTGGTTTCCGGGCCCGACGAGGATATTGGCCTTGGGCAGACCGAACAGGCCGAACGTCATTGCCGCAACGCCCTGGACACCGCCCATGGCGAGGATCTTATCCGCGCCACAGATATGGGCGGCATAGACAATCGCCGGGGCAACACCGACACCGGGCCTTGGCGGTGAGCAGGCTGTAATATGCTTGCAACCGGCAACCTTGGCTGTTGTCACCGTCATGATGGCGCTGGCTATGTGGCTGTAACGCCCGCCGGGCACGTAACAGCCCGCCGCATCCACCGGTATGGCTTTCTGGCCCGCGATGAATCCGGGAGAAATCTCCGTCTCGACATTGGCGACGGTTGCCTTCTGCAATTCGGCGAACCTGCGAACATTGTCATGGGCAAACCGGATATCCGCCTTCAACCTTTCGGGAACCGATGCAATGGCGGCTTCGATCTCTTGCGCCGTCAGCAGCACATTGCCTTCGTAACGGTCGAATTTGGCCGCATATTCCAGCGCCTTGGCATCACCGCTGGCTTCAATATCAGTAAGGATATTGACGACCGTCTGGTGGACTTCGGACGCGTCCGACTTGGCAGTGCGTGTTGCTTTCTTCAGGTATTCGCGTGTCATCCAGTCAAAGCCCTATTTGTAGATGTCCGGCAGAAGTGTTGTCGAGATTGCGGGAATGTAAGCGATCAACAGCACGACAACAAACATGCACAAGACATATGGGACGGCGCGGGCAGCAATCTTGAGGATGGACTCCCCGGTTATCCCCGAGACCACAAAGAGATTGAGCCCCAAAGGCGGCGTGATGAAACCGACACCAAGCGCGGTGATCATCATGATGCAGAACTGGATCTCGTTCATGCCGATATTGTCGGCAAGCGGCTTCAGGATGGGTGCGAGAATGACGATGTTGGGCGTCGTCTCCATCACGCAGCCTGCGGCAATCAGGATCCCGATCATCAGCAGGATCAGAACCATCGGATCATCGGTCAACCCGGTCACCGCGCCAACGAAACCTTGCGGCACACCCATGATCGCCAACGCTTCGGCAAGCGGGGTCGAAAAGGCGATGATCGGCAGGATGACGCCGTTCACCTTGGCCGAACTCACCAGCATCGCGGGAAAATCGGCAAAGGACAGCGTGCGCAGGATGAATCCCATCGCAATCGTCACAACGACCGCCGTCGCACCCGCCTCTGTCGGCGTCAGGCGGCCGGAGAAGATACCGTAGAAAATAATGCCAGGCACAATGAAGGCGTACCAGCCGGATTTCAGCGCAACGCCGAGATTTGCCGCCCATTCGCCGAAACTCATCATGCCACCGCCCTCATAGGCATAGATGCGATTGACGATCAGATTGGTGATCAGGATTGAAAACAGGATCGCCAATCCCGGGATCAAGGCGGCGAGAAACAGCGTCGACGCCGAGATTCCCAGCACCAGGCCGATGATGATATAGGCGATCGACGGCGGTATCAGGATGCCGGTACAGGCACCCGCCGCGACGAGGGCACAAGCGTAGGGGCGCGGGTAGCCGCTTTCGACAAGACGGGCGATCGTCATGCGGCCAACCGCTGCGGCGCCGGCAGCATCGGATCCGGAAATCGCGGCAAACATGCCGCAGACCAGGACGGTTGCCGAACCGAACCCGCCCTTTGTAAAGCAGGTCAAGGCCTCCGCAACATCGAGAAATTTCCGCGATAATCCCGTCCGAACGAGAACATCCCCGGTCAGGATGAAGAGCGGCACGGCTGTCAGAGCAAACGCATCAATGCCGGTAAAGAGGCTCTCCCCGACAAGGCTCAAGGGCAGATCGCCTGACATGACGAGCATCAGGATCGCAGCGGAGCCGATGGCCGCCCATACGGGTACCGCGAGGGCGATCAGGGATACGAAGAGAATGACCGGCAGGTAAAAGTCCCAGCCAAGTTCGACGGTCTGATTAAGACTGTTCCAGAGCATTGTTCTGTTTCCTCAATCAAACAGCGTGTCGCCTTCGTAGACAGGCTGACCTGTCCGCAAAGAGCGAAAATCGCGATGGAGAGACTGGATCAACCGCCAGATGATCAGCGCAAAGCCGGTCGGCACGGCCATCAGGAACCAGACCTTGGAAATCCTCAGCCCGTCCGTGACCGATCCGAATTTTGCGGAGATGTGAACGGCCTCGTAGGACCAGTAGAGGGCGATAATCGCAACGAAGAACATCACCAGATCGCCGAAGATGTAGAGCAGCGCCCGAGGCCGCGGGCCGAGGTAGTGCATGATCACATCAATCCGGATGTGAGCGCGCTCCTTAACGGCCGCCGCCGCACCGATCCAGGCGAGGTAAATAAAGGAATATCGGACGATCTCCTCACCCCAGATCGAGGAATAGGCAAATATCTCTCGGCGCAGAACCTCGATTGCCATGGTGATGACCAGCATCACGTAGAAAACGAGAAGCAACCATCTCTCTGCATTGCGGTCAATTCGTCGGAGTATTTCCATTTTACTGCCCGTTGGAGCACCTTTGACCTCTCTTGAAGCCAGGCCTCACCCCTCTGCTCGTTTTGCCGTAAACCCAGCCCGCCGGATCGCTGGACTCTTGCGCACCACGCTGCAATTCGCTGCACGCGCGAGAGCATCTCTTCCATTGGCGTTGGGAAAGCGGGATGTCGGGCGCCAAGACCGGCGCCCGACGCCCTTATCTACGCGTCGTTAACGTAGTATTTTCCGAGTGTCCCGGCAGCTTCCTCCATCTGGCCGAAAGCTTCCATGGAACCGGCAAGCTCCAGTTTGAACGGATCCCACTCGGAGCGCTGATAACCGCCCGCTTCCTGCCACTCGCCCAACTGGTCGGCGCTGAGGCTGTGGAACTCGACACCGGCCTTGGCAAGCTCGGCCATGGCGTAGGCGCGGGCCGACGGAACCTTGGCAAGGTTCTGGTGCGCGGTCATTTCAGACCCCCACATGATGCCTTCCTGCACATCGGACGGCATGGAGTTGAACCACTCGAGATTACAGGAATAGACCTGACTGTCCGGCACGGCCTGTGTGAAAGTCACATGGCTGAGAATGTCCTTGAAGCCGAATACGTAAAGCGCGCCGACTGACGGATCGAGCGCATCGGCGACACCCTGCTTGATCGCGGACGGCGTCTCACCCCAGGCGACCGGCGTCGGGTTGGCGCCAACCATACGGTAATATTGCTGCAGCATCTTGGAGCCGGGCACACGGAATTTTACGCCATCGAGATCAGAGGGGCTCAGGACAGCCCCCGCTCCGCCCTTGCGCACGGCAACGACGCGTGGATCGATGTTGACATAAAACAGCGCTTTGAAACCGTTCGCCTCGACCTTCGGGTGCACTTCATTGTTCCAGAACTCCGACGTCACCAGATTGGTGAAGCGCTGATTGGAGCCGCACAGATAGGGCATGTTGATCAGGTCAACGGTTGAAGCAAAGGGTGCGAAGTTCGACAGCGAATGCTGCGCGGCCTGAATGGTCCCGCCCTGCACTTTCTGCACCAGGGCACCGCCCGCTCCGAGCTGCCCGCCCGGTGCAAGTTTGACATAGATCTTGCCATTGGTGGCGTTCTGGATGTTTTCCTTCAGGTCAAGCTGCATGATCGGGTAGCTTCGCGATGCACCGAGCACATAGGCCGTTGCGATCGTCATGACATGATCAGCTGCCTTTTCTCTGTCGCGTTCTTCTTTGGCTGTCTGGGCCACCGCATCGGATGACCACAGGACACCCCCCGCACCCGCAACCATTGCCGCGGTAAAACCACCGGCTGCCGTCAGTTTAAGAAAATTCCGGCGCTCGGCGGACGCGAGCTCCTTGCGGTCATCACTCATCTGGTTTCCTCCCATAGAAACACTAGCTGCCGTCTTTTACCTTTCGGGCAGCCTCCTCCTGCAAAATGCCGACGACGAACAGTATCGACGCGGCAAAAAGAACCAGCATCTCGCCGACATCCCCAAGGAATGTCTGCCCGCCAAAGGCACCCATCGCGACATTCACGAAGTAGATGACGAATACGATCAGGGAGGCATAAAGGGGCATTTTCAAGCTCGGCGTTAATCTGGATCACGGCTAATGTAAGCGCTTTCATTTGATTAATGCAAGGGCTTACATTGGATTTTTGTAAGCGCTTTCATTATCCTCTTACAAACACGCATCTTTTTTTGGATGCGTGTTGTGGATTTCCAAACTAAATTGTCGGCGAACCTGCGAACGAGGCGATATTGAACGTAACAACCGATCACGCGACCCCGACACTCGATGATGTTGCACGCGAGGCAGGTGTTTCGACCGCCACGGTTTCCCGGTGCCTGAACACGTCAGACCTTGTTTCCAAGAAGACCAGAGACAAGGTGATGAGCGCGGTGGAGCTATTGGGTTACACGCCCAATTTCGGCGCGCGCGCCATGGCGGCGAAACGGACCTTTACGATCGGCGCGATCATTCCCACAATGGAGAACGCGATTTTTGCACGGGGTCTTCAGGCGTTTCAGGAAAGGCTTCACGAGAAGGGATACACGCTTCTTGTCTCAAGCACTGCCTACCGGCCTGAACTGGAAGCCGAGCAAATCAGATCACTCGTCTCGCGTGGCGCAGACGGTCTTTTGCTCATCGGTTATGAGCGGGACGATGCGGTTTACAAGTATCTGGAGCGCCGACGCGTTCCAACGCTTGCTGCCTGGGCGTTTTCCGATGACAGCCCGTTGCCGTCAGTGGGCTTCGATAACCAAGCCTCCATGCTGGAACTCTGCAACACGGTGCTTGCCATGGGCCATACCGAGATTGCCGTCATATCCGGCATTGTGGAAGGCAATGACAGGGCGGCAAAGAGGCTCGAGGGCATCAGGGACAGCCTGCGGGCACATGGCATTGATCCTGACCGTGCTCCTGTCATCGAAACCTCCTACGAGATTGAGAACGGCGCAAAGGCGTTTGAAAAACTGATGCAGGCGCCGGCGCGCCCAACCGCTGTCATGTGCGGCAACGATGTTCTGGCCGTGGGCGCTATGCAGCGCGCGCGGGAGATGGGCATGGATGTGCCGGACGATGTCTCAATTACCGGCTTTGACGATATAGAACTCGCAACCATCGTCACACCGCAACTGACCACAGTCCATGTCCCCCACAGACAAATGGGCCGCCTCGCCGCCGATGAACTCATCCGGATGGTGGAAAAGGACAGCATCGGCGAGTCATCACAGCTGCAAAGCTCCTTGCGGCTGCGCGGTTCCTTGAAGGCGTTGGATGACTTGCCGGCCAATGGCTGATTGTGGCGCCGTCTGACCGCCGGCGATGACGTTCAGGCAGGACGAGGAAGACATGACATCGTTCAGCTTGTATGTTCGGCTTGAAAGGCTCGCGCCGGGCGATTGACCAACAGAGGATCGTAATCGGGCCGCTGAATGGCTGACCTTAAGGCGACATCGACTGTCCTTCCCGCAGGCGGCGGCGAGTTCAAGCTGGATCGGCTGACGATTGGCGTGTTCAGCAATGATCAACCCACGCATCGGTTCAGTCTGGGCAAGGACAAGGCTGAAAACATTCCACTGACAGCCAACCAGGGCTGGATTCTGCCGCCTGGAGCAACGGGAATCTGCACCTATGACGCCCCGCTGGAGGTCATGATGGTCGAGGTTGCGCCCCGGGTGCTGGCTGAGGTTGGTATGGACGACCCCACAATGATTGCACCTGTGGTCGGCAGTCTAGACACTCTCACCCTCGAGCTGGCGTTGGGGGCGGAAAACTTCAACAGGGGCGGTACGCTCTACCGGGAGACGATGCATCGTGCGCTCGCTGTTCAGCTTTCGCAAACGCTCCGCACGATCAACGATGCCGCAAGGTCGATCGAGGACATCCGCCTGCGCCGCGTGGTGGAATATATTCACGATAATTTGGCTGAAGATCTCACTTTGGAATCGATGTCCAATCTGGCGGCCATGAGCGGCTTTCATTTCAGCCGGGCCTTCAAGGCGGCAACCGGCAAAAGCCCGCTGCAATATGTGATTGCGGAGAGGATCGCCCTTGCAAAGGTGCTTTTGAAGACCACCGGCCTCTCCGTTTCAGAAATCTGCTTCAGAACCGGCTACAACGACCTGTCCCGCTTTGGACAGCATTTCAAACGCGCCACGGGTACGACCCCCGCAAATTTCCGCGCGCAGTAGATATCAAGACCAATAGAGCAGGATTCGCATAACAAAGCGCAGTTTTCGCGCGTTTGCCGTAACGCCATTTCCAGCATCCTGACTTCACGCACCGGGCAATTCCGCAGCCTAACGACCTCCCGGTGCAAATGTGGAGACTAAAGATGAAAACACTCGTCCTAGCGGCGCTGGCAACCGGCCTTATGGCAACATCCGCGCTTTCCTCAGACATCGAGACCCGCAAAGTGTCCTTCGAGAACGAAGGTGTGACACTCTCGGGCACATTGTACCTCCCATCGGAGCGTCAGTCCGGCGATAAACTCCCCGTTGTGGTGGTGACCGGCGCATGGACATCAGTCCAGGAACAAATGCCGGAAACCTATGCCCGCAAAATGGTTGAACGTGGTTTTGCGGCCTTCACCTTCGATTTCCGCGGCTGGGGCAAATCCGGTGACCTGCCGAAAAGCGTTCGCTTTGTCGAAAGCCCGGATGCCAAAACCTCCGATATCCGCGAGGCATTCGCGTTTGTCGCAACCCTTCCGGAGATCGACAGCGCACAAATCCACGGTCTTGGCATATGCGCGTCCTCCGGCTACATGGTCGACGCTGTTGCCGGCAACCCGCTGGTTCGGCGAATCGGTCTGGTCGCACCCTGGCTGCAAAACAGTGAAATCGTCGAGGCCGTTTACGGAGGCGCCGAAGGTGTCGCCGGACTGATCGATGTTTCACGCGCAGCCGCAGCCAAGGGCGGAGAGATCATTCGTGCGGCCGGCCCCGAAGGTGCGCAAGGCGTCTTGATGCCGATCGGCGGCTACTACTACGAAGCTGATCGTGGTGCGATCCCCGAATATGATGACAAATGGAACAATGCCGGCTGGGAAGGCTGGCTGACCTATCATCCCGCGGACAATCCTCAACGCCTCGATAAACCACTCGCCGTCGTGCATTCGGAGGCGGCGGCTATCCCGCAAGGCGTGCGTGCATTCCTGCAAGGTTTTGCCGGCGATGCCACAACACAGTGGCTTGAGGGCGTCAGCCAGTTCGACTTCTACGACAACCCCGAGGATGTTGAGCGGTCAGCCGATACGGTGGCGGATCATTTTCGCGCCGCTACGCAATCCAAGAACTGAACACCTTGGTTGGGCGCTGCGCGATGTTACGCGGCGCCCCGAAAACCCTGACCAAATAAGGAGTCGTTATGATGATGCCCAAACTCATCGCAACCGTTACTGCAACAACGCTTCTGAGCAGTATCGCCATGGCGGATCAGGCTAAAATCAGCCGTTCCATCACCGACATCGCTGCCGGCGCGGACCGGCACGACTGGGAGCGCGTTCGCGGCGCTTTCTCACAGACCGTGACAACAGACTATACCAGCCTCTGGGGCGGTGATTCTGTCACGCAATCCGCAGACGAGCTGGTTGCCGGCTGGAAGAGTTTCCTTCCCGGCTTCGATGTCACGCAACATATGGTCGCCAATCATACGATCACATCGATCAGTAGTTCCAGCATGTCCGCCGAGGCGGATTTCATCGCGACACACCGGATTGAAGATGATCTGTGGACCCTTGGCGGACGTTACACCTATGAGCTTGAGCAATCCGGTGAGCGTTGGCTGGTCACCTTCATGAAAATGACGGCGCTCTGGGAAACCGGAGATCGCGGATTGGTCGCCCGGGCAGGCGAACGGGCGGCGCAATCCGACTGAGGCAAGGACACCAGAGCATAAGGCGGAGAAGCGACGATCAATGAACTCGGAATCACGATCCACCGGCAGCGAGTATGGGAGGTGCGCAAGCGGGCAGCGCCGCTTGCAGCTTGCGGAAGATACCGGATTGCGGATCGCGATTTTTTGCCGATCGATCGCGGCCGCCGCAGGTTTCATCTGGTATTCGTCTTCTGTTTTTCTCACCGATCAGGAACTGCGTGGCTGGCCCCTTTTTGCATTTGCCATCTACATTCTGATCAGCATCGCCCATCTGTCCGTCATCGGCACCAGGGCGAACCGATGGTGGATGAAATACGTCCTCTACACTTTTGATATCCTGGCCGTCTGCGCCCTGTTTGTAACGATCCCCATCAGCAGTGCCGAAGATATCCCGCAGATCATCGCCTTCCGCGCATACGGAATCTACTACCTTTTCCCGGTCATTGCACTTGCGGCTCTATCGCTTTCCTGGCGGCTGGTGCTGTGGTCCGGTCTGGTGGCGGTCGCCGGCTGGTGGGCAGCATTCCTTTGGGTGGTTGCGGGAATGGACAACACGCTCTCCTGGGCCGACATGCCGGCTGACGCGACACGGACCGACTATGAAACCATCTTTTTGTCGATAGACTTCATTGGACGCGGCAACAGGCTGGAGGAAAGCGGCTTGCTGCTTGTGGCCGCAGCCACGCTTTCGGTTGCTGTCTACCGGGCGCGCCGCCTGTTCTTCGCGCAGATCGAAGCCGATGAGAAACGACAGAAGGAGCGCCTGGAACGGCAGCGGATCACCGACACGTTCGGGCAATATGTGCCAGAGGTGGTTGTCAAGCAACTGGTCAACGCCAAAGGCAAACTCCCCTACCGGCAGGCCCACGGAGCCGTTCTGGTCCTGGATATTGAAGGATTCTCCAAGAGGCTTGCCGGGGGCGCCCCTGAAGTCGCAATCCGGCAGATCGACGCATTCCTGTCCGATGCCGCCGATGAAATCGGCAAACACAACGGAACGGTGATCAGCTATACCGGTGACGGCATCCTGGCCTCCTTCAACGCGCCGCTGGAAAACGCCAGACCTGAACTGGCTGCCGCCGAAACCGCGTTTGCTTTAATCGAGACAGCCCGGGCGCACCACTTCAATATCAGGATCGGTCTCGCCGCCGGCGAACTGACCTCCGGAAGTGTCGGTTCGAAAAACCGTATGGCCTTCACCGTTTATGGTGCAGCAGTCAATCGGGCGGCGCGTTGCGAGGCGCTTTGCAAAGAGATGAA
This portion of the Hoeflea prorocentri genome encodes:
- the hisD gene encoding histidinol dehydrogenase, coding for MTREYLKKATRTAKSDASEVHQTVVNILTDIEASGDAKALEYAAKFDRYEGNVLLTAQEIEAAIASVPERLKADIRFAHDNVRRFAELQKATVANVETEISPGFIAGQKAIPVDAAGCYVPGGRYSHIASAIMTVTTAKVAGCKHITACSPPRPGVGVAPAIVYAAHICGADKILAMGGVQGVAAMTFGLFGLPKANILVGPGNQFVAEAKRILFGRVGIDMIAGPTDSLILADQSADPHIVATDLVSQAEHGYNSPVWLVTDDRALAEKVMDFVPGLINELPDLNRENATAAWRDYAEVILCADREEMAATSDEYAPEHLTVQAQDLDWWLERLSCYGSLFLGEETTVSYGDKAAGTNHVLPTSGAASYTGGLSVHKFMKIVTWQRATREGSRQVAEATARISRLEGMEGHARAADVRLAKYFPGENFDLSADG
- a CDS encoding TRAP transporter large permease; this encodes MLWNSLNQTVELGWDFYLPVILFVSLIALAVPVWAAIGSAAILMLVMSGDLPLSLVGESLFTGIDAFALTAVPLFILTGDVLVRTGLSRKFLDVAEALTCFTKGGFGSATVLVCGMFAAISGSDAAGAAAVGRMTIARLVESGYPRPYACALVAAGACTGILIPPSIAYIIIGLVLGISASTLFLAALIPGLAILFSILITNLIVNRIYAYEGGGMMSFGEWAANLGVALKSGWYAFIVPGIIFYGIFSGRLTPTEAGATAVVVTIAMGFILRTLSFADFPAMLVSSAKVNGVILPIIAFSTPLAEALAIMGVPQGFVGAVTGLTDDPMVLILLMIGILIAAGCVMETTPNIVILAPILKPLADNIGMNEIQFCIMMITALGVGFITPPLGLNLFVVSGITGESILKIAARAVPYVLCMFVVVLLIAYIPAISTTLLPDIYK
- a CDS encoding TRAP transporter small permease, with amino-acid sequence MEILRRIDRNAERWLLLVFYVMLVITMAIEVLRREIFAYSSIWGEEIVRYSFIYLAWIGAAAAVKERAHIRIDVIMHYLGPRPRALLYIFGDLVMFFVAIIALYWSYEAVHISAKFGSVTDGLRISKVWFLMAVPTGFALIIWRLIQSLHRDFRSLRTGQPVYEGDTLFD
- a CDS encoding TRAP transporter substrate-binding protein, with translation MSDDRKELASAERRNFLKLTAAGGFTAAMVAGAGGVLWSSDAVAQTAKEERDREKAADHVMTIATAYVLGASRSYPIMQLDLKENIQNATNGKIYVKLAPGGQLGAGGALVQKVQGGTIQAAQHSLSNFAPFASTVDLINMPYLCGSNQRFTNLVTSEFWNNEVHPKVEANGFKALFYVNIDPRVVAVRKGGAGAVLSPSDLDGVKFRVPGSKMLQQYYRMVGANPTPVAWGETPSAIKQGVADALDPSVGALYVFGFKDILSHVTFTQAVPDSQVYSCNLEWFNSMPSDVQEGIMWGSEMTAHQNLAKVPSARAYAMAELAKAGVEFHSLSADQLGEWQEAGGYQRSEWDPFKLELAGSMEAFGQMEEAAGTLGKYYVNDA
- a CDS encoding LacI family DNA-binding transcriptional regulator, which codes for MNVTTDHATPTLDDVAREAGVSTATVSRCLNTSDLVSKKTRDKVMSAVELLGYTPNFGARAMAAKRTFTIGAIIPTMENAIFARGLQAFQERLHEKGYTLLVSSTAYRPELEAEQIRSLVSRGADGLLLIGYERDDAVYKYLERRRVPTLAAWAFSDDSPLPSVGFDNQASMLELCNTVLAMGHTEIAVISGIVEGNDRAAKRLEGIRDSLRAHGIDPDRAPVIETSYEIENGAKAFEKLMQAPARPTAVMCGNDVLAVGAMQRAREMGMDVPDDVSITGFDDIELATIVTPQLTTVHVPHRQMGRLAADELIRMVEKDSIGESSQLQSSLRLRGSLKALDDLPANG
- a CDS encoding helix-turn-helix domain-containing protein, translating into MADLKATSTVLPAGGGEFKLDRLTIGVFSNDQPTHRFSLGKDKAENIPLTANQGWILPPGATGICTYDAPLEVMMVEVAPRVLAEVGMDDPTMIAPVVGSLDTLTLELALGAENFNRGGTLYRETMHRALAVQLSQTLRTINDAARSIEDIRLRRVVEYIHDNLAEDLTLESMSNLAAMSGFHFSRAFKAATGKSPLQYVIAERIALAKVLLKTTGLSVSEICFRTGYNDLSRFGQHFKRATGTTPANFRAQ
- a CDS encoding alpha/beta hydrolase; amino-acid sequence: MKTLVLAALATGLMATSALSSDIETRKVSFENEGVTLSGTLYLPSERQSGDKLPVVVVTGAWTSVQEQMPETYARKMVERGFAAFTFDFRGWGKSGDLPKSVRFVESPDAKTSDIREAFAFVATLPEIDSAQIHGLGICASSGYMVDAVAGNPLVRRIGLVAPWLQNSEIVEAVYGGAEGVAGLIDVSRAAAAKGGEIIRAAGPEGAQGVLMPIGGYYYEADRGAIPEYDDKWNNAGWEGWLTYHPADNPQRLDKPLAVVHSEAAAIPQGVRAFLQGFAGDATTQWLEGVSQFDFYDNPEDVERSADTVADHFRAATQSKN
- a CDS encoding nuclear transport factor 2 family protein, whose translation is MMMPKLIATVTATTLLSSIAMADQAKISRSITDIAAGADRHDWERVRGAFSQTVTTDYTSLWGGDSVTQSADELVAGWKSFLPGFDVTQHMVANHTITSISSSSMSAEADFIATHRIEDDLWTLGGRYTYELEQSGERWLVTFMKMTALWETGDRGLVARAGERAAQSD
- a CDS encoding adenylate/guanylate cyclase domain-containing protein, whose amino-acid sequence is MNSESRSTGSEYGRCASGQRRLQLAEDTGLRIAIFCRSIAAAAGFIWYSSSVFLTDQELRGWPLFAFAIYILISIAHLSVIGTRANRWWMKYVLYTFDILAVCALFVTIPISSAEDIPQIIAFRAYGIYYLFPVIALAALSLSWRLVLWSGLVAVAGWWAAFLWVVAGMDNTLSWADMPADATRTDYETIFLSIDFIGRGNRLEESGLLLVAAATLSVAVYRARRLFFAQIEADEKRQKERLERQRITDTFGQYVPEVVVKQLVNAKGKLPYRQAHGAVLVLDIEGFSKRLAGGAPEVAIRQIDAFLSDAADEIGKHNGTVISYTGDGILASFNAPLENARPELAAAETAFALIETARAHHFNIRIGLAAGELTSGSVGSKNRMAFTVYGAAVNRAARCEALCKEMKLKVLMDAKFALAVSDQMDVRSIGSHDLRGISKSEPLSTFGALS